In Phormidium yuhuli AB48, one genomic interval encodes:
- a CDS encoding segregation/condensation protein A — MTPSLAQDAIELLLDLAERGEIDPWDVQVIDVIDRHLSQLAPSLSPGGIPYEADLSRSGQAFLYASMLLLLKADTLVRAPLEEEPETLQEDLWLGSEGDSQQLSLPFRLETQLQRRAVAPPLRKRPVSLGEMIAQLETIAEQFKDDPLEGRSRRRRKTPKRQTAEEIGQLAHEENLTETAADIEAFLLANWDTIAEGESWVSFERLLERWTPASEQHHSLAEHQVAVFWALLLLASQSKVELFQAQFYRDIQIKLSVRPADCPENRLPQGDRPGKNA; from the coding sequence GTGACCCCTTCTCTTGCCCAAGATGCCATTGAACTGCTCCTAGATCTCGCCGAACGGGGTGAAATTGACCCCTGGGATGTGCAGGTGATTGATGTCATTGACCGTCACCTGAGCCAACTGGCCCCCAGTCTCTCCCCTGGAGGAATTCCCTATGAAGCGGATTTATCCCGTTCCGGTCAAGCCTTCCTCTACGCCTCCATGTTATTACTCCTCAAAGCCGATACCCTAGTTCGCGCTCCCCTAGAGGAGGAACCGGAAACCTTACAGGAAGACCTATGGCTAGGATCCGAGGGGGACTCTCAACAGTTGTCCCTCCCCTTCCGCCTGGAAACCCAACTGCAACGGCGGGCCGTGGCTCCCCCCCTGCGGAAACGTCCCGTGAGTTTGGGGGAAATGATTGCTCAACTCGAAACCATCGCCGAGCAATTTAAAGATGACCCCCTAGAAGGGCGATCGCGCCGTCGCCGCAAAACCCCAAAACGTCAGACCGCCGAAGAAATTGGGCAACTGGCCCATGAAGAAAACCTCACCGAAACCGCCGCCGACATCGAAGCCTTCCTGCTGGCGAACTGGGACACCATCGCGGAGGGAGAAAGCTGGGTTAGCTTTGAGCGCCTCCTAGAACGATGGACCCCCGCCTCAGAACAGCACCATAGCCTCGCTGAACATCAAGTAGCCGTGTTTTGGGCATTGCTACTTCTAGCATCTCAGTCTAAAGTGGAACTTTTCCAAGCACAGTTCTATCGAGATATTCAAATTAAATTAAGCGTCCGTCCGGCCGATTGTCCCGAAAATCGCCTCCCTCAAGGCGATCGCCCCGGGAAGAATGCCTGA
- a CDS encoding sugar phosphate nucleotidyltransferase has translation MKAMILAAGKGTRVRPITYTIPKPMIPILQKPVMEFLVDLLRQNGFDQIMVNVSHLANEIENYFRDGQRFGVQIGYSFEGKITADGELVGKALGSAGGMKRIQDFYPFFDDTFVVLCGDALIDLDISEAVAWHRKKGSVATVILKPVPKEEVSSYGVVVTDEDGRVKAFQEKPEVDEALSNNINTGIYIFEPEVFDYIPSATEFDIGGDLFPKLVEIGAPFYGLSMDFQWVDIGRVPDYWQAIRTVLQGEVRNVDIPGREVAPGIYTGLNVVVNWDKVDIKGPVYIGSMTRIEDGVKIIGPTAIGSSCRIGANATVDNSVIFDYSRLGRGIRLVDKLVFGRYCVDRLGNTIDVQAAALDWLITDARQDPPSRVPREHQAIAELLGGDGNALISNDDD, from the coding sequence ATGAAAGCGATGATTCTAGCGGCGGGAAAAGGTACCCGCGTGCGCCCGATTACCTATACCATTCCCAAACCCATGATCCCCATCCTGCAAAAGCCAGTGATGGAATTTCTTGTGGATCTGCTACGCCAGAACGGCTTTGACCAAATTATGGTGAACGTCAGCCACCTGGCCAACGAAATCGAGAACTACTTTCGGGACGGACAGCGGTTCGGCGTCCAAATTGGGTATTCCTTTGAGGGCAAAATCACCGCCGATGGGGAACTGGTGGGTAAGGCTCTCGGTTCCGCTGGGGGGATGAAACGGATTCAAGACTTTTATCCCTTCTTCGATGATACCTTTGTCGTCCTCTGTGGGGATGCTCTGATTGACTTGGATATCAGTGAGGCCGTGGCCTGGCACCGTAAAAAGGGGTCAGTGGCGACTGTGATTCTTAAGCCAGTTCCCAAAGAGGAGGTTTCGAGTTACGGGGTTGTGGTCACCGACGAGGATGGCCGGGTTAAAGCCTTCCAGGAAAAACCGGAGGTGGATGAAGCCTTAAGCAACAATATCAACACCGGGATTTATATCTTTGAGCCAGAGGTCTTTGACTATATCCCCTCGGCCACAGAATTTGATATCGGTGGTGATTTATTCCCCAAGCTCGTGGAAATAGGAGCGCCCTTTTATGGCTTGAGTATGGATTTCCAATGGGTCGATATTGGGCGTGTGCCCGATTACTGGCAGGCCATTCGCACGGTTCTGCAGGGAGAGGTTCGCAATGTCGATATTCCTGGCCGAGAAGTTGCCCCAGGGATTTATACGGGCCTGAATGTGGTTGTCAACTGGGATAAGGTGGATATTAAAGGCCCGGTTTACATTGGCTCAATGACACGCATTGAGGATGGGGTCAAAATTATTGGACCGACTGCCATTGGTTCAAGTTGTCGGATTGGGGCCAATGCCACGGTGGACAATAGTGTCATCTTTGACTACTCCCGGCTTGGACGAGGCATTCGCTTGGTGGATAAATTGGTCTTTGGGCGCTACTGCGTCGATCGCCTTGGTAACACCATTGATGTCCAGGCGGCGGCGCTGGATTGGCTGATTACCGATGCTCGCCAAGATCCCCCCTCCCGTGTTCCTAGAGAACATCAGGCGATCGCTGAACTTCTTGGAGGTGACGGCAATGCCTTAATTTCCAATGATGATGATTGA
- a CDS encoding S9 family peptidase, which translates to MTPSLKQKAPYGAWKSPITADLIVSESIGLGGIASDGEHLYWLESRPSEGGRTVLVRRQANGTVEDVTPQGYNVRNRVHEYGGAAFTVAEGEVYFSNYQDGRLYHQVPGGEPQALTPEGAFRYADFQVDGGRSRLIGVREDHSGEGEPQNTIVAIGFDGSVEVLVSGSDFYASPRLSPDGQLLTWLSWNHPNLPWDGTELWVAQVTENGRLTAPRKVTGGENESVFSPQWSPDGILHFASDRASWWNLYRWTQNGVEPMFPLNAEFATPQWVFGMSTYTFLSAERLVCTYTQRGLWQLATLNPKSRRLQNLETPYTQISALTAHGDRLAFLGGSATLPSAFLLMDLDGGEVDVLRRSTELNIDPGYLSEPQPIEFPTEDGATAYGFFYPPQNQDYDPLETEKPPLLVKSHGGPTAAASSALRLSVQYWTSRGFAFLDVNYRGSTGFGREYRQALDGQWGIADVADCANGAKFLAEQGWVDDDRLAITGSSAGGYTTLAALTFGDTFKAGASYYGISDLEALATDTHKFESRYLDRLVGKYPEEKERYVARSPIHFTERLSCPVIFFQGLDDKVVPPNQAERMVEALREKGLPVAYVPFAGESHGFRQGANIKRALEAEFYFYSRVFGYEPAEMIEPVEIANLN; encoded by the coding sequence ATGACTCCTTCCCTGAAGCAAAAAGCTCCGTATGGTGCTTGGAAATCTCCGATTACAGCTGATCTGATTGTCTCGGAAAGTATCGGCTTGGGGGGAATTGCCTCTGATGGAGAGCACCTCTATTGGCTCGAAAGTCGTCCGTCAGAAGGGGGACGGACGGTTCTGGTGCGTCGTCAAGCCAATGGCACCGTTGAGGATGTAACCCCTCAAGGGTATAACGTCCGTAATCGTGTTCATGAGTATGGCGGCGCAGCGTTTACGGTGGCTGAGGGGGAGGTCTATTTTTCCAATTACCAGGATGGACGTTTGTATCACCAAGTCCCGGGTGGAGAACCGCAGGCCCTCACCCCCGAGGGAGCGTTTCGTTATGCGGATTTTCAGGTGGATGGCGGGCGATCGCGCCTAATTGGGGTGCGTGAGGATCACTCCGGTGAGGGTGAACCCCAAAATACGATTGTGGCCATCGGCTTTGATGGCTCGGTGGAGGTGCTAGTATCCGGAAGTGATTTTTATGCTTCCCCACGGTTGAGTCCTGATGGCCAACTCTTAACTTGGCTGAGTTGGAATCATCCCAATCTCCCCTGGGATGGAACTGAGTTATGGGTAGCCCAGGTGACGGAAAACGGACGTTTGACGGCTCCTCGGAAGGTGACCGGAGGGGAAAATGAGTCGGTCTTCTCTCCTCAATGGTCTCCCGATGGAATTTTACATTTCGCCAGCGATCGCGCCAGTTGGTGGAATCTCTATCGCTGGACTCAAAATGGGGTGGAACCAATGTTTCCCCTTAATGCGGAGTTTGCCACGCCGCAATGGGTGTTTGGTATGTCCACCTACACCTTCCTCAGTGCGGAACGGCTTGTTTGTACCTATACTCAGCGGGGACTCTGGCAGTTGGCAACCCTCAACCCCAAAAGCCGACGGCTGCAAAATCTGGAAACCCCTTACACTCAAATTTCTGCCTTAACTGCTCATGGCGATCGCCTAGCGTTCCTGGGGGGGTCGGCGACGCTTCCCAGTGCATTTCTGTTGATGGATCTCGATGGGGGTGAGGTGGATGTATTACGCCGGTCCACCGAACTCAATATTGATCCGGGGTATTTGTCTGAACCCCAACCGATTGAATTTCCCACGGAAGATGGGGCCACGGCCTATGGCTTCTTCTACCCGCCCCAAAACCAGGATTATGACCCCTTAGAGACTGAAAAACCGCCTCTACTGGTCAAAAGTCATGGTGGCCCCACAGCAGCTGCATCGAGTGCTTTGCGGCTCTCGGTTCAATATTGGACCAGTCGTGGCTTTGCCTTTTTGGATGTCAACTATCGCGGCAGTACTGGCTTTGGCCGAGAGTATCGCCAAGCCTTAGATGGACAATGGGGCATTGCCGATGTGGCGGATTGCGCCAATGGGGCCAAGTTTCTCGCCGAGCAAGGTTGGGTGGATGACGATCGCCTGGCAATTACCGGAAGCAGTGCCGGGGGCTATACCACCCTGGCCGCCCTCACCTTTGGGGATACCTTTAAAGCCGGTGCTAGTTACTATGGCATTAGTGATTTGGAAGCCTTAGCAACGGATACTCACAAGTTTGAGTCCCGCTATTTAGACCGTTTGGTAGGTAAATATCCTGAGGAAAAAGAACGCTATGTGGCGCGATCGCCCATTCATTTTACTGAGCGTCTCTCCTGTCCTGTGATTTTCTTCCAAGGATTAGACGATAAAGTGGTTCCTCCCAATCAAGCAGAACGGATGGTCGAGGCCCTACGAGAGAAAGGACTCCCGGTGGCCTATGTTCCCTTCGCAGGAGAGTCCCATGGCTTTCGTCAAGGGGCCAATATCAAACGGGCCTTAGAGGCGGAGTTTTACTTCTATTCCCGAGTCTTCGGCTATGAACCGGCTGAGATGATTGAACCGGTAGAAATTGCGAATTTAAACTAA